The following are encoded in a window of Flavobacterium sp. WC2421 genomic DNA:
- a CDS encoding glycoside hydrolase family 2 TIM barrel-domain containing protein: protein MRNTLFIFTFILASVAPSFAQGETPFWLNEKINADNREPMHASYFVYENEALLAKNDWKLSENYLDINGLWKFKYVASPNDLPSGFEKSDFNDTTWDDFKIPANWDVNGYGYPIYTNTTYDFAKYIAINPPFVPTKYNPTGVYRRAITIDKNWDGKQIFLHIGTAKSNLTVWINGQYVGYGEDGKLPQEFDITSFLKTGKNTITLKVMKWSDGSYLECQDFWRMSGITRESYLYARNKVHLKDFEVTPDLDASYVNGTLKIATEFSGYNKKDSYFLEVELKEGAKTILSNTQKLNTTNKLVFNLAVDNPKKWSAEVPNLYQLNFILKDKKGNVVEVITQNVGFRKVEIKGGQLLVNGKAVYIKGVNRMETDPTTGQTISRARMEQDIQILKQYNINALRMSHYPNDEYFYELCDKYGIYLVDEANLESHGMGYDVDKTLGNKTAWELAHFQRISRMVERDKNHPSIIIWSMGNEGGNGYNFYRAYLWLKNRDASRPIQYERASYAGWDGKNMKFDWDSDIIDPQYSAPTAMEEYIAANPNPERPYILSEYAHAMGNSMGNFKDYWDVFRAHKNFQGGFVWDMIDQSVYKTREDGKKVFAYGGDFGPKDVPSANNFLNNGVFNPERQPNPHAFEMRNVYQNIGTSWSNKEATTIKVFNEFFFKDLSNVNLHWKLMLDGVEDSNGTIASLDINPQQSKEYVLLINLQGKKFQEAFVNVSYTLQEEEPFLPKDFEIATEQLILVGRWKNDAKVVGAAKIIVLKNPNSTVFKSDKTEIIFDKKTGFISGYTYDNQTILKEGYQLRPDFWRAPNDNDFGAGLQQRLLPWKEAMENPKLLSWNFTITKDNKIIVKATYSLPEVAAELALNYEINSNGELSVQQVLNIDKTKEEPMLPRFGMELVVPKTFNTMEYYGRGPHENYIDRNYSSHVGLYKQTVSEQYYPYIRPQETGNKTDVRWLNLSNDKIQLKVESEDLLGITALHYLMDDCDDGLEKDQRNAADIMERDLTSLKIDFKQMGIGGIDSWQSWPMEKYRLLDKIYQYQFKITPTLNQ, encoded by the coding sequence ATGAGAAATACACTCTTTATATTCACTTTTATACTTGCGTCGGTAGCTCCGTCTTTTGCACAGGGGGAAACACCTTTTTGGTTAAATGAAAAAATCAATGCCGATAATAGAGAACCTATGCACGCTTCCTATTTTGTGTATGAAAATGAAGCTTTGTTAGCCAAAAATGATTGGAAACTTTCCGAAAATTATTTGGACATCAATGGATTGTGGAAATTTAAATATGTAGCAAGTCCGAATGATTTGCCTAGCGGATTTGAAAAAAGTGATTTTAATGATACAACTTGGGATGATTTTAAAATTCCAGCCAATTGGGATGTAAACGGTTATGGTTATCCGATTTATACCAATACAACCTACGATTTTGCTAAATATATTGCTATAAATCCCCCTTTTGTCCCAACAAAATACAATCCTACAGGCGTTTATAGAAGAGCAATTACCATCGATAAAAATTGGGATGGGAAACAAATTTTTCTACACATAGGAACAGCCAAATCCAATCTTACTGTGTGGATAAATGGACAGTATGTTGGTTATGGCGAAGATGGTAAATTACCTCAAGAATTCGATATTACCTCTTTTCTAAAAACAGGAAAAAATACCATTACGCTAAAAGTGATGAAATGGAGTGATGGCTCGTATTTAGAATGTCAAGATTTTTGGCGAATGAGTGGCATCACTAGAGAAAGCTATTTGTATGCAAGGAATAAAGTGCATCTTAAAGATTTTGAAGTTACGCCGGATTTAGATGCTTCGTATGTAAACGGGACATTAAAAATTGCAACTGAATTTTCTGGCTATAATAAAAAAGATTCTTATTTCTTAGAAGTAGAATTGAAAGAAGGTGCGAAAACTATTCTTTCGAATACGCAAAAACTAAATACAACCAATAAATTAGTTTTTAATCTTGCTGTAGATAATCCAAAAAAATGGAGTGCTGAAGTTCCAAATTTATACCAACTCAATTTTATTTTAAAGGATAAAAAAGGGAATGTAGTCGAAGTGATTACGCAAAATGTAGGTTTTAGAAAAGTAGAAATCAAAGGAGGACAACTTTTAGTAAATGGTAAAGCGGTTTACATAAAAGGTGTCAATCGTATGGAAACAGACCCTACAACGGGACAAACGATTTCTAGAGCCCGCATGGAGCAAGATATTCAAATATTAAAGCAATACAATATCAATGCGCTTAGAATGTCTCATTATCCTAATGATGAATATTTTTATGAATTGTGTGATAAATATGGAATTTATTTGGTTGATGAAGCCAATTTAGAATCACATGGAATGGGCTATGATGTTGATAAAACCCTAGGAAACAAAACCGCTTGGGAGTTAGCACATTTTCAAAGAATAAGCCGAATGGTCGAAAGAGATAAAAATCACCCTTCGATAATTATTTGGAGTATGGGTAATGAAGGTGGAAATGGTTATAATTTTTATCGTGCCTATTTATGGTTGAAAAATAGAGATGCTTCAAGACCTATTCAGTACGAAAGAGCTTCCTATGCAGGATGGGATGGTAAAAACATGAAATTCGATTGGGATTCAGATATTATTGATCCGCAGTACAGCGCACCAACAGCAATGGAAGAATATATTGCTGCGAATCCAAATCCGGAGCGCCCTTATATTTTAAGTGAATACGCACATGCCATGGGGAATTCAATGGGGAATTTCAAGGATTATTGGGATGTATTTCGCGCACATAAAAATTTTCAAGGTGGTTTTGTTTGGGATATGATAGACCAATCTGTATATAAAACAAGGGAAGACGGAAAGAAGGTTTTTGCTTATGGTGGAGATTTTGGTCCAAAAGATGTTCCTAGTGCCAATAATTTTTTGAACAATGGTGTTTTTAACCCAGAGCGCCAACCAAATCCTCATGCTTTTGAAATGCGAAATGTATATCAAAATATTGGAACTTCTTGGAGTAATAAAGAGGCAACAACTATAAAAGTTTTTAATGAATTTTTCTTCAAAGATTTATCAAATGTGAATCTGCATTGGAAATTAATGTTGGATGGAGTAGAAGATAGTAATGGTACAATTGCTTCTTTGGATATTAATCCACAACAATCTAAAGAGTATGTTTTGCTTATAAATCTACAAGGGAAAAAGTTTCAAGAAGCTTTCGTAAATGTAAGTTATACGTTACAAGAAGAGGAACCATTTTTACCGAAAGATTTCGAAATAGCTACTGAACAACTTATTTTAGTAGGGCGGTGGAAAAATGACGCAAAAGTTGTAGGAGCTGCAAAAATTATAGTTTTAAAAAATCCAAATTCCACAGTTTTTAAAAGTGATAAAACGGAGATCATTTTCGATAAAAAAACAGGATTTATTTCGGGTTATACTTATGATAATCAGACTATTTTAAAAGAAGGCTATCAATTGCGACCAGATTTTTGGCGTGCGCCAAATGACAATGATTTTGGAGCAGGATTGCAACAAAGACTATTGCCATGGAAAGAGGCAATGGAAAATCCAAAGTTGTTATCTTGGAATTTTACAATTACAAAAGACAATAAAATAATTGTAAAAGCAACTTATAGTTTGCCAGAGGTTGCTGCTGAATTAGCTTTGAATTATGAAATCAATAGTAACGGAGAATTGAGTGTTCAGCAAGTTTTGAATATTGATAAAACCAAGGAAGAACCTATGTTGCCTCGTTTTGGGATGGAATTGGTAGTACCAAAAACATTCAACACCATGGAATATTATGGTAGAGGACCACATGAAAATTATATAGATAGAAATTACAGTTCGCATGTAGGTTTGTACAAGCAAACCGTATCGGAACAATATTATCCCTATATACGTCCACAAGAAACGGGAAATAAAACAGATGTTCGCTGGCTGAATTTATCGAATGATAAAATACAATTAAAAGTAGAATCAGAAGATTTATTAGGGATTACCGCTTTGCATTATCTAATGGATGACTGTGATGATGGATTAGAAAAAGATCAGAGAAATGCCGCTGATATTATGGAAAGAGATTTGACGAGTTTAAAGATTGATTTCAAACAAATGGGAATTGGAGGAATTGACAGTTGGCAGTCCTGGCCAATGGAGAAATATAGACTTTTAGATAAAATCTACCAATACCAATTTAAAATTACACCAACCTTAAACCAATAA
- a CDS encoding family 20 glycosylhydrolase encodes MSRLKTIILAILLGISGSCVSQNALTEKDIHIIPVPAKMIVNKGKFQFSNSTRFIVNGNSQKEIATALINKFEAAAGWKPQFATKVPKSNYILFKVDKNLNREAYKLEVNAKAIIVTAKENAGFIYALETIRQLSPTAIESKSIVPNVKWEVPNVTITDEPRFQWRGLMLDLSRHFFDKAYVLETIDRLAMLKMNVLHLHLVDDQGWRIEIKKYPKLTEVGGWRVNQENLFWNSRRKVNADEKGTYGGFLTQEELKEIVKYAQSKNVEIIPEIEMPAHVSSAIASYPELACFNQQIGVPSGGVWPITDIYCAGKDSTFEFLQNVLDEVFAIFPSKYIHIGGDEATKTNWETCPFCQKRMKDEGLKSTHELQSYFVKRMEKYINSKGKRVIGWDEILEGGLAPDATVMSWRGTKGGIEATEQGHDVVMTPDSHCYINFYQGPQNEEPLAFDAFLPLSKVYEFDPIVESMTPAEAKHVLGGQANLWSEYITTPSASEYMIFPRLAALAEAVWSPKEVRSWKSFINRLPSLLNRFDYLGINYAKSAYLIISSSTADLKNKTVKVALKNELQKKDIRYVFGDKSLTHNPIKYTDSIVLNKTTILKASLFENDKSRGKVLIDTIQFHKGFGSKISFKTSYNDNYKGNSPLSLVNIIRGTKDFHDGQWQAWLANDMEAVIELGAAQSINEVRLGSIENQGAGIFFPIAIKVLVSNDGVTYKEMGQLLHPFVTNSKSELKDFIINFNAINAKFVKVIATNLKKSPKGESVFMFFDEIVIN; translated from the coding sequence ATGAGTAGATTAAAAACAATAATTTTAGCAATACTGCTAGGTATTTCTGGATCTTGTGTGAGTCAAAATGCACTCACAGAGAAAGATATTCATATTATCCCTGTACCTGCTAAGATGATTGTGAATAAGGGAAAATTTCAATTTTCTAATTCCACTAGGTTTATCGTAAATGGAAATTCTCAAAAAGAGATTGCAACTGCTTTAATCAACAAGTTTGAAGCTGCAGCTGGCTGGAAACCGCAATTTGCGACAAAGGTGCCAAAAAGCAATTATATCTTGTTTAAAGTAGATAAAAACCTTAATAGAGAAGCATATAAATTGGAAGTTAATGCTAAAGCTATAATTGTTACAGCTAAGGAAAATGCAGGTTTTATTTATGCTCTTGAAACTATTAGACAATTATCGCCAACTGCGATCGAAAGTAAGTCCATTGTTCCTAATGTAAAATGGGAAGTACCTAATGTGACTATCACTGATGAGCCCCGTTTTCAATGGAGAGGATTGATGCTGGATTTATCCCGTCATTTTTTCGATAAAGCATATGTTCTAGAAACAATTGATCGCTTGGCGATGCTAAAAATGAATGTATTGCATTTGCATTTAGTAGATGATCAAGGATGGAGAATTGAAATCAAAAAATACCCTAAATTAACCGAAGTAGGAGGCTGGAGAGTAAATCAAGAAAATCTATTTTGGAATTCAAGACGTAAGGTCAATGCAGATGAAAAAGGGACTTATGGTGGATTTTTGACACAAGAGGAACTAAAAGAAATTGTAAAATATGCACAATCAAAAAATGTTGAAATAATTCCAGAAATAGAGATGCCCGCACACGTAAGTAGTGCTATTGCTTCTTATCCTGAGTTAGCTTGTTTTAACCAACAGATTGGTGTTCCTTCTGGAGGAGTTTGGCCAATTACTGATATTTATTGCGCAGGTAAAGATTCTACTTTTGAATTTTTGCAAAATGTATTAGATGAAGTTTTTGCTATTTTTCCATCTAAATATATTCATATTGGAGGAGATGAGGCAACCAAAACTAATTGGGAAACTTGTCCGTTTTGCCAAAAAAGAATGAAAGATGAAGGATTGAAAAGTACCCATGAATTACAAAGTTATTTTGTAAAAAGAATGGAAAAATACATCAATTCTAAAGGTAAAAGAGTGATAGGTTGGGATGAGATTTTAGAAGGAGGTCTAGCTCCCGATGCAACTGTTATGAGTTGGAGAGGAACCAAAGGTGGAATTGAAGCTACAGAGCAAGGACATGATGTAGTTATGACACCAGATTCTCATTGTTATATTAACTTTTATCAAGGTCCGCAAAACGAAGAACCATTAGCTTTTGATGCCTTTCTTCCATTGAGTAAAGTGTATGAATTTGATCCTATTGTAGAATCAATGACTCCTGCTGAAGCTAAACATGTTTTAGGTGGTCAAGCTAATTTATGGTCGGAATATATTACTACTCCATCAGCATCAGAATATATGATTTTTCCAAGATTAGCTGCTTTGGCGGAAGCCGTATGGAGCCCAAAAGAAGTGAGAAGTTGGAAAAGTTTTATTAATAGATTACCTAGTTTATTGAATCGTTTTGATTATTTAGGAATAAATTATGCTAAAAGTGCTTATCTAATAATTTCTTCTTCAACTGCTGATTTAAAAAATAAAACAGTGAAAGTGGCGTTGAAAAATGAATTGCAAAAAAAAGATATTCGTTATGTTTTTGGCGATAAAAGTTTAACTCATAATCCAATCAAATATACAGATTCGATTGTTCTTAATAAAACAACAATCTTAAAAGCTTCTCTATTCGAAAATGATAAATCAAGAGGAAAAGTCCTTATAGATACCATTCAATTTCATAAAGGGTTTGGCAGTAAAATAAGTTTTAAAACGTCGTATAATGACAATTATAAAGGAAACAGTCCATTAAGCTTAGTAAATATTATTAGAGGTACTAAGGATTTTCATGATGGTCAATGGCAAGCTTGGTTAGCTAATGATATGGAAGCTGTTATTGAGCTGGGAGCTGCTCAAAGTATCAATGAGGTAAGATTAGGTTCGATTGAAAATCAAGGTGCTGGTATATTTTTTCCAATAGCAATAAAAGTATTAGTTTCAAATGACGGAGTTACTTATAAAGAAATGGGGCAACTTTTACATCCATTTGTTACCAATTCAAAATCGGAATTAAAAGATTTTATAATTAATTTTAATGCTATAAATGCCAAATTTGTAAAGGTAATAGCAACCAATTTGAAGAAATCTCCAAAAGGAGAAAGTGTATTTATGTTTTTTGATGAAATTGTAATTAATTAA
- a CDS encoding GH92 family glycosyl hydrolase, which produces MKYLKFLVYLLCFSCSNKTIEFLKTTEKAVNVVDYVNPLMGTDSDYSLSNGNTYPVIATPWAMNFWTPTTSKMGDGWCYKYDDNKIRGIKQTHQPSPWINDYAAFSLMAVTGDLKYKEDERESWFSHKAEIAKPYYYSVYLADYDVTAEVSPTERAAHFKFTFPEAKTSYIMLDAFFKGSMVKIIPAERKIIGYCRNNSGGVPDNFHNYFVAEFDKDFEINDTWTDGWKLMENSTESEGKHVGAIIGFKTKKGEVVHVKVASSFISPEQAQLNLDKEIGTDTFEQTKEKAKQAWEKELSRIQVEDDNIDHIRTFYSSLYRVLLFPRKFYEFDKNNNVVHYSPYNGKVNPGYMFTDNGFWDTFRAVFPFFNMMYPELNSHIMDGLANTYKESGWLPEWASPGHRDCMVGSNSATIIADAFLKGGKNINGELLLEAMLKNATVEKGRPVSSVGREGLNYYNSLGYVPYNVRINENVARTLEYAFADFTIGKMAQKLGKTDIANTYLKKSLNYKNVFDPSVNLMRGKNKEGDFQSPFNPLKWGDAFTEGNSLHYTWSVFHDVQGLINLMGGKDKFASKLDEVFSMPPSFDDSYYGQTIHEIREMQVANMGNYAHGNQPIQHMIYLYNYANQSYKAQQKVREVLTKLYAATPDGYCGDEDNGQTSAWYVFSSLGFYPVTPAVNQYVIGSPLFKKAILHLENGKTFEIDAKDNSQSNFYIQSASLNGKTYSNSYLKFEDIQKGGKLDFNLGDIPNKDWAGKPENVPYSLSNETK; this is translated from the coding sequence ATGAAATATTTAAAATTTTTAGTTTATTTATTGTGTTTTTCTTGTTCGAATAAGACAATTGAATTTTTAAAAACAACAGAAAAAGCAGTCAATGTTGTAGATTATGTTAATCCGTTGATGGGAACTGATTCTGATTATAGTTTATCTAATGGAAATACTTATCCTGTAATTGCGACCCCTTGGGCAATGAACTTTTGGACCCCTACGACATCAAAAATGGGTGATGGTTGGTGTTATAAGTATGATGATAATAAAATTAGAGGGATTAAACAAACACATCAGCCAAGTCCTTGGATTAATGATTACGCTGCCTTTTCATTGATGGCAGTAACAGGAGATTTAAAATATAAAGAAGACGAGCGTGAATCTTGGTTTTCTCACAAAGCCGAAATTGCAAAACCATATTACTATTCTGTTTATTTAGCAGATTATGATGTGACTGCAGAGGTGAGCCCAACGGAAAGAGCAGCTCATTTTAAATTTACTTTTCCAGAAGCTAAAACTTCATACATCATGTTAGATGCCTTTTTTAAAGGATCGATGGTGAAAATTATTCCAGCTGAACGCAAAATAATTGGATACTGTCGTAATAATAGTGGTGGTGTTCCGGATAACTTCCATAATTATTTTGTGGCCGAGTTTGATAAAGATTTTGAAATCAACGATACATGGACTGATGGTTGGAAATTAATGGAAAACTCTACTGAAAGTGAGGGGAAACATGTAGGTGCAATTATTGGTTTTAAAACTAAAAAAGGCGAAGTGGTACATGTAAAAGTAGCTTCATCATTTATTAGTCCAGAACAAGCGCAATTGAATTTAGATAAAGAAATTGGTACTGATACTTTTGAACAAACCAAAGAAAAAGCAAAACAAGCTTGGGAAAAAGAATTAAGTAGAATTCAAGTAGAAGATGATAATATAGATCACATTAGAACATTTTATTCTAGTTTATACCGTGTATTGTTATTTCCAAGAAAGTTCTACGAGTTTGATAAGAATAACAATGTAGTACACTATAGCCCTTATAACGGAAAAGTAAATCCAGGTTATATGTTTACTGATAATGGATTTTGGGACACTTTTAGGGCAGTATTTCCATTCTTTAATATGATGTACCCTGAATTGAATAGTCATATCATGGATGGTCTAGCAAACACTTATAAAGAGTCAGGATGGTTACCAGAGTGGGCAAGTCCAGGACATAGAGATTGTATGGTTGGGTCAAATTCGGCTACGATTATTGCAGATGCATTTCTAAAAGGTGGTAAAAATATCAATGGAGAGTTGCTGTTGGAAGCCATGTTAAAAAATGCAACTGTTGAGAAAGGAAGACCCGTAAGTTCAGTTGGTCGTGAAGGGCTTAATTATTATAATAGTTTAGGATATGTTCCTTATAATGTAAGAATAAACGAAAATGTAGCACGTACTTTAGAATATGCTTTTGCTGATTTTACTATTGGTAAAATGGCTCAAAAATTAGGCAAAACTGATATTGCCAATACGTATTTAAAGAAATCGTTAAACTATAAAAATGTATTTGATCCATCAGTAAATTTAATGAGAGGTAAAAATAAAGAAGGTGATTTTCAAAGTCCTTTTAATCCATTAAAATGGGGAGATGCATTTACAGAAGGAAATAGTTTACACTATACGTGGTCTGTTTTTCATGATGTACAAGGTTTAATTAATTTGATGGGCGGTAAAGATAAATTTGCTTCAAAACTAGATGAAGTCTTTTCAATGCCACCAAGTTTTGATGATTCATACTACGGACAAACTATTCACGAAATTAGAGAAATGCAAGTGGCTAATATGGGGAATTATGCTCATGGAAATCAGCCAATACAACACATGATTTATTTGTATAATTATGCTAATCAATCCTACAAAGCACAGCAAAAAGTAAGAGAAGTGTTAACTAAATTATATGCTGCTACTCCTGATGGATATTGTGGTGATGAAGATAACGGACAAACATCGGCTTGGTATGTGTTTAGTTCACTTGGTTTTTATCCAGTGACTCCAGCAGTGAATCAATATGTAATAGGAAGCCCATTGTTTAAAAAAGCAATACTTCATTTAGAAAATGGAAAAACATTTGAGATTGATGCAAAAGACAACTCTCAAAGCAATTTTTATATTCAGTCTGCTTCATTAAACGGGAAGACGTATTCTAATAGTTATTTAAAATTTGAAGACATTCAAAAAGGAGGGAAATTAGATTTTAATTTAGGAGATATTCCTAATAAAGATTGGGCAGGTAAACCTGAAAATGTGCCTTATTCTTTAAGTAACGAAACTAAATAA